Proteins encoded in a region of the Gemmatimonadota bacterium genome:
- a CDS encoding GAF domain-containing protein, producing MIATGNPSIVDAVLYHGAGTQLQAMEAAIEGAHIPRRATISALAEIDEPPEVPAVLLLDQTLARAAPDLAAALAGLPAAVVVVALDGDVEALAAESDRVLLTLPAGQHTAEAARTLRVAFRHAAERLATDRADRELARARSELRELNRIGMALMTERDPERLLVHILEQARRLTQSDAGSLYLVELDEDGKPRLRFKLAQNDSLPGLPLVEFTLPLDRTSLAGYAAVTGEALVLEDAYRISTDAPYSFNRSFDERFGYRTQSMLVVPMKDHKDEVVGVLQLINRKRDPDARITDEGSAELIVLPYGERELQLVRSLAGQAAVSIENSQLYQQIEHIFESFVKASVIAIDQRDPTTAGHSVRVATMTCDMAEAIAEHGRGPHADVRFSREQMRELRYAALLHDFGKVGVREEVLVKAKKLPPHLIERVEARFDLIRRTLEADYYKQRVELVGQDGPAHFAAMEGPLEEEFQRQMEELERLHAAVRAANEPTILPEASAEILDDIGRRTFRGVRGDLLPFITEHELHFLRIPKGSLDDHERREIESHVEQTYRFLSQIPWTDDLRSVADIAYGHHEKLDGRGYPRGIRADQIPVQTRMMTIADIFDALTASDRPYKKAIGEQRALDILVMEAKSGMLDQPLVEMLIESKLYRKVLERDWREL from the coding sequence ATGATCGCAACCGGCAACCCCAGCATCGTCGACGCCGTCCTCTACCACGGGGCCGGCACGCAGCTCCAGGCCATGGAAGCGGCCATTGAAGGTGCACACATCCCGCGCCGCGCCACCATCTCCGCCCTCGCCGAAATCGATGAGCCGCCCGAGGTCCCGGCCGTGCTGCTGCTGGATCAGACCCTCGCCAGAGCAGCGCCGGACCTGGCCGCGGCGCTCGCCGGCCTGCCCGCAGCCGTGGTCGTGGTCGCACTCGATGGCGACGTCGAGGCCCTGGCGGCAGAGAGTGACCGCGTGCTCCTGACCCTGCCCGCCGGCCAGCACACGGCCGAGGCCGCGCGTACCCTGCGCGTCGCGTTCCGCCACGCCGCCGAGCGCCTGGCCACCGACCGCGCCGACCGCGAGCTCGCTCGCGCCCGCAGCGAGCTGCGCGAGCTGAATCGCATTGGCATGGCGCTCATGACCGAGCGCGACCCCGAGCGCCTGCTGGTGCACATCCTCGAGCAGGCACGGCGCCTCACCCAGAGTGATGCCGGAAGCCTTTACCTGGTCGAGCTGGACGAGGACGGCAAGCCGCGCCTCCGCTTCAAGCTGGCCCAGAACGATTCGCTGCCCGGTCTGCCGCTCGTCGAGTTCACCCTGCCCCTCGACCGCACCAGCCTCGCCGGCTACGCCGCAGTCACCGGGGAAGCGCTGGTCCTCGAGGACGCCTACCGCATCTCGACCGACGCGCCCTATTCCTTCAACCGCAGCTTCGACGAGCGATTCGGCTACCGCACGCAGTCCATGCTCGTGGTGCCCATGAAGGACCACAAGGACGAGGTCGTGGGCGTGCTCCAGCTCATCAACCGCAAGCGCGACCCGGACGCCCGCATCACGGACGAGGGTTCGGCCGAACTGATCGTGCTCCCCTACGGCGAGCGGGAGCTGCAGCTCGTACGCTCGCTGGCCGGCCAGGCCGCCGTGTCCATCGAGAACTCGCAGCTCTACCAGCAGATCGAGCACATCTTCGAGAGCTTCGTCAAAGCCTCCGTGATCGCCATCGACCAGCGAGATCCGACCACGGCCGGACACAGTGTGCGCGTGGCCACCATGACCTGTGACATGGCCGAGGCCATCGCTGAGCACGGCCGCGGGCCCCACGCCGACGTGCGCTTCAGCCGCGAGCAGATGCGCGAGCTGCGCTACGCGGCGCTGCTCCACGATTTCGGCAAGGTGGGCGTGCGCGAGGAGGTGCTGGTCAAGGCCAAGAAGCTGCCGCCCCACCTCATCGAGCGGGTCGAGGCGCGCTTCGATCTGATCCGCAGGACGCTGGAAGCCGATTACTACAAGCAGCGGGTGGAGCTCGTCGGGCAAGATGGGCCCGCCCACTTCGCCGCCATGGAAGGCCCGCTCGAGGAGGAGTTCCAGCGCCAGATGGAAGAGCTCGAGCGCCTGCACGCCGCTGTGCGCGCGGCCAATGAGCCGACCATTCTCCCCGAAGCCAGTGCGGAAATCTTGGATGACATTGGCCGCCGCACCTTCCGCGGCGTGCGCGGCGACCTGCTCCCCTTCATTACCGAGCACGAGCTGCACTTCTTGAGAATCCCCAAGGGCAGCCTGGATGACCACGAGCGCCGGGAAATCGAGTCCCACGTCGAGCAGACTTACCGCTTCCTCTCCCAGATACCGTGGACCGACGACCTGCGCAGTGTCGCCGACATCGCCTACGGCCACCACGAGAAGCTGGATGGCCGCGGCTATCCGCGCGGCATCCGGGCCGACCAGATCCCGGTCCAGACCCGGATGATGACCATCGCCGATATCTTCGACGCCCTGACCGCCTCCGACCGCCCCTACAAGAAGGCCATCGGCGAGCAGAGGGCGCTCGACATCCTGGTCATGGAAGCGAAGAGCGGAATGCTCGACCAGCCCCTGGTCGAAATGCTGATCGAGAGCAAGTTGTACCGGAAAGTACTGGAGCGCGACTGGCGGGAACTGTAA